Proteins from a genomic interval of Trichoderma breve strain T069 chromosome 2, whole genome shotgun sequence:
- a CDS encoding AAA domain-containing protein: protein MSSSTSRRRRRVDDDEDNDDSSTEGHGSPSGDESFKRRRLDSDDNEQPRRSTGQPDNGKGKGREAGKDSFQPGAIVRVAVENFVTYEKAVFFPGPNLNMVIGPNGTGKSSLVCAICLGLGYSPKHLGRAGTVKEFVKHGKDTATIEIELYKRPQDRSNYVIRVQIRREQNIQKWWLNGKETTHKRIQSLMHALKIQVDNLCQFLPQDRVVEFAACTPVELLGETLRAAASEEMQTWHRQLRELHRDKKGLVEAVHEDTETLKNLQTRQQGLQADVDRIREREEIQERVSNLKGALSIAQYQEARNSHLAAKEPVNRKQVYAQEIEAAIPSRAKAFRESQVAAQSLAQEISAAVDDVKEWSNKIGAERKGFDEKKKEIAASKLRITNLQGDLQNRPSDFNAGEWNQKIRAEEHNLREVEGDQRRLAAETERVKGLGRAKMDELRKLKADLESLDTQEGQQLSFMRRHFPELATAWDWVQEHQGEFEKEVFGPPMLCCSVRDERYSNSVQALLQNDDFLCFTAQTKNDYKKLTNQLYREMSLSAVIRTCLQPLAAFRSPVNIDEAQSLGLDGFALNYLDGPEPVLAMLCAEKRLHQSGISLREHTDDEYEKLVHNGKINQWAAGKQQYIVRRRKEYGPNAMTTVAKRIQPGRFWTSQPVDSQEKVELNRRLTEVSGEAEVLKSEYKELRQKIDPLEDQKKDIQGKIEQLRTEKNALQREFTKWQLIPQKIESEERHKEANELAMREARERIIDLGFGWDKAVVERAKLVLRHQEALGDVAKAHDDLIEAKIRLIEAKSDIEGLKARNSSIMERLEEERRVVQQATEEATQARDLGRGLLDRVRDLINDNPDKKDLYSSLAENRSPADIEMDISAEQANLELIHAANPNVIREFERREQEIAKLQKKMGTLSDKLARLTGQLDELMGKWEPQLDALVSKINDAFAYNFEQISCAGEVRVHKNEDFDQWALDIMVRFRENESLQQLNAHRQSGGERAVSTIFFLMALQSMAQSPFRVVDEINQGMDPRNERMVHERMVEIACREHTSQYFLITPKLLTNLRYDPKMRVLCIASGEHMPKDGTKLDFGKCLRIQKTLMAAAA, encoded by the exons ATGAGTTCCAGCACCTCacgtcggcggcggcgtgtggacgacgatgaagacaacGATGACAGCAGCACTGAAGGCCACGGTTCGCCTTCTGGAGACGAGAGCTTCAAGCGACGGCGATTGGACTCCGATGACAACGAGCAGCCACGGCGAAGCACCGGTCAGCCAGATAATGGCAAGGGAAAGGGCAGAGAAGCTGGTAAGGACAGCTTTCAACCAGGCGCCATCGTCAGAGTCGCTGTAGAGAACTTTGTCACCTACGAAAAGGCCGTCTTCTTCCCTGGCCCGAATCTCAACATGGTCATTGGTCCCAACGGCACGGGGAAGAGCTCTTTGGTCTGCGCCATCTGCCTGGGGCTTGGATATAGCCCCAAGCACCTTGGCCGCGCGGGGACCGTCAAGGAATTTGTCAAGCATGGCAAGGACACGGCAACCATCGAGATCGAGCTTTACAAACGGCCCCAAGACCGATCCAATTATGTCATTCGAGTCCAGATTCGCCGTGAACAAAACATCCAAAAATGGTGGCTGAATGGCAAAGAGACGACGCACAAGAGGATACAGTCGCTGATGCATGCGCTCAAGATCCAGGTGGACAACCTGTGCCAATTTCTTCCACAGGACAGAGTCGTCGAATTTGCCGCCTGTACCCCGGTGGAATTACTAGGCGAAACTCTGCGAGCCGCTGCTTCCGAGGAAATGCAAACGTGGCATCGACAGCTCCGAGAGCTTCATAGGGACAAGAAGGGACTGGTCGAGGCCGTGCACGAGGACACCGAAACCCTGAAGAATCTACAAACTCGCCAACAAGGCTTGCAGGCCGACGTGGATAGAATACGCGAACGAGAGGAGATTCAGGAGCGAGTTAGCAATCTCAAAGGCGCCCTTTCCATCGCCCAATATCAAGAAGCACGCAATAGCCACCTAGCGGCAAAGGAGC CAGTCAACCGGAAGCAGGTCTACGCTCAAGAGATTGAGGCCGCCATTCCGTCAAGGGCAAAGGCCTTTAGGGAAAGTCAGGTAGCGGCGCAGAGTCTGGCACAAGAAATCAGTGCTGCAGTTGACGACGTCAAAGAGTGGTCGAATAAGATAGGTGCAGAGCGCAAGGGGtttgatgagaaaaagaaggagattgcAGCATCAAAGCTGAGGATCACAAATCTACAGGGAGATTTGCAAAACCGACCTTCTGACTTCAATGCAGGAGAATGGAATCAAAAGATT CGAGCCGAGGAGCATAACCTGCGCGAAGTTGAAGGAGATCAGCGTCGACTAGCCGCTGAGACAGAGAGAGTCAAAGGACTTGGAAGGGCGAAGATGGATGAGCTGCGGAAACTCAAGGCAGACTTGGAGTCTCTTGACACACAAGAGGGCCAACAGCTAAGCTTCATGCGGAGACACTTCCCGGAACTGGCTACGGCTTGGGATTGGGTTCAAGAGCATCAGGGTGAATTCGAAAAAGAGGTTTTCGGTCCACCCATGCTGTGTTGCTCAGTTAGAGACGAGCGCTACTCCAACTCAGTCCAGGCCTTACTGCAAAACGACGACTTCCTCTGTTTCACAGCACAGACCAAAAATGACTACAAGAAGCTGACCAACCAGCTGTACCGCGAGATGAGTTTATCCGCCGTTATCAGAACCTGTTTGCAACCTCTCGCTGCTTTCAGGTCTCCTGTTAATATTGATGAAGCTCAATCGCTGGGCCTGGACGGCTTCGCGCTCAACTATTTGGACGGTCCTGAACCGGTTCTTGCCATGCTATGTGCTGAAAAGAGATTGCATCAGTCCGGCATCTCGTTGAGAGAGCATACCGATGACGAATATGAGAAGCTTGTCCATAACGGGAAAATCAACCAATGGGCAGCCGGAAAGCAGCAGTACATAGTTCGTCGACGAAAAGAGTATGGTCCTAACGCAATGACAACAGTTGCCAAGAGGATCCAGCCGGGAAGATTCTGGACCTCTCAGCCTGTAGATTCACAAGAGAAGGTTGAGCTTAACAGGCGACTAACAGAGGTCAGCGGCGAAGCAGAAGTCTTGAAGTCGGAGTATAAGGAGCTGAGGCAAAAGATCGACCCTCTTgaagaccaaaaaaaagacataCAGGGTAAAATT GAACAACTGAGAACGGAGAAAAACGCGCTGCAGCGAGAGTTCACCAAGTGGCAGTTGATACCACAAAAGATAG AATCCGAGGAGCGCCATAAAGAGGCAAACGAGCTGGCCATGAGAGAGGCCCGAGAAAGAATCATCGACCTCGGCTTTGGATGGGACAAGGCAGTGGTAGAAAGAGCCAAACTCGTTCTTCGCCATCAAGAGGCCCTCGGTGACGTTGCAAAGGCCCACGATGATCTCATTGAGGCCAAGATACGACTCATTGAGGCCAAGTCCGACATTGAGGGTCTCAAAGCCCGCAATTCTAGTATAATGGAAAGgcttgaggaagagagacgTGTTGTGCAGCAAGCTACCGAAGAAGCTACCCAGGCCAGAGATCTAGGTCGCGGACTGCTTGACAGGGTTCGGGACCTCATCAACGACAACCCCGATAAGAAGGATCTATACAGTTCCTTGGCTGAAAACAGATCACCAGCAGATATAGAGATGGATATCTCTGCTGAGCAGGCGAATCTCGAGCTCATTCACGCAGCGAACCCCAACGTCATTCGGGAGTTTGAGAGGCGTGAGCAGGAGATTGCTAAACtacagaagaagatgggtACACTAAGTGACAAGCTTGCCCGCTTGACTGGACAACTAGATGAGCTGATGGGCAAATGGGAGCCCCAGCTAGACGCCTTGGTGTCCAAGATCAATGATGCCTTTGCCTACAACTTTGAGCAGATCAGCTGTGCTGGTGAGGTTCGGGTCCACAAGAACGAAGACTTTGACCAGTGGGCTTTGGACATTATGGTCAGATTCCG TGAAAACGaatctcttcaacagctcAATGCCCATCGCCAATCCGGCGGCGAGCGCGCCGTCTccacaatcttcttcctcatggCCCTCCAGTCCATGGCCCAGTCCCCCTTCCGCGTCGTCGACGAAATCAACCAGGGAATGGACCCCCGCAACGAGCGCATGGTCCACGAGCGTATGGTGGAGATTGCTTGCCGCGAGCACACTAGCCAGTACTTCCTCATCACGCCGAAGCTGCTGACGAACCTGCGGTATGATCCCAAGATGAGGGTGCTCTGCATTGCTAGTGGGGAGCACATGCCCAAGGATGGGACGAAGCTTGATTTTGGGAAGTGTTTGAGGATTCAGAAGACGCTTatggcggctgcggcgtAA